A genomic stretch from Campylobacter lari subsp. concheus includes:
- a CDS encoding apolipoprotein N-acyltransferase, producing the protein MKSKYFRFLPFLPLFLKFINSNSTTFKIIKAFFSALLLSNFIYFSFFENLLFEFISPFLSIYGLILLLRNKSKIGYFYTGFFVGILWFWWIVLSSIYFDLAYLIPLEIILIGLIYGLLFLICFFLKYDFLRLCGIFLLSFVHPFGFDWLNWGVLSVYGIFDANYQGIIAMFLIAYFYYEKYISRYYKIAIILILILIGAQYNQKQPQTLNLDYKLIQTNISQDQKFIQENLQTHSKDIFYQINQAIKEGKEVIIFPETAFAFALNKAPSYLQALKDLSKQIIIITGAISTTPNHLYNSTYVFDNGNIQVFNKHYLVPFGEEIPIFKTFFKKYLLNIDEFSKGKELNQYTLNNQLITNAICFEATKEKLYKHSKIIVAISNNAWFNFSSEYKLQNFLMRFYANNYNVSIYHSVNGKENTVIKPKKILILKIKEKLLKQNEA; encoded by the coding sequence ATGAAGTCCAAATATTTCCGTTTTCTGCCATTTCTTCCCCTTTTTTTAAAGTTCATAAATTCTAATTCTACCACTTTTAAAATAATAAAAGCCTTTTTTTCTGCACTTTTATTGTCAAATTTTATTTATTTTTCTTTTTTTGAAAATTTACTTTTTGAATTTATTTCACCATTTTTAAGTATATATGGTTTGATTTTATTGCTAAGAAATAAAAGTAAAATAGGATATTTTTATACCGGATTTTTTGTAGGAATTTTATGGTTTTGGTGGATAGTTTTATCATCAATTTATTTTGATTTAGCTTATTTAATTCCTTTAGAAATTATCTTAATCGGATTAATTTATGGATTATTATTTTTAATATGTTTTTTTCTTAAATATGATTTTTTAAGACTTTGTGGAATTTTTTTACTTAGTTTTGTTCATCCTTTTGGATTTGATTGGCTAAATTGGGGTGTTTTAAGTGTATATGGAATCTTTGATGCAAATTATCAAGGCATTATAGCTATGTTTTTGATTGCTTATTTTTATTATGAAAAATATATTTCAAGATATTATAAAATAGCAATCATTTTAATTCTTATTCTAATCGGAGCTCAATATAACCAAAAACAACCACAAACACTAAATTTAGACTATAAATTAATTCAAACCAATATCTCCCAAGATCAAAAATTCATACAAGAAAATTTACAAACTCACTCTAAGGATATATTTTATCAAATCAATCAGGCCATAAAAGAAGGCAAAGAAGTAATTATTTTTCCTGAAACAGCTTTTGCCTTTGCTTTAAATAAAGCTCCAAGTTATTTACAAGCTTTAAAAGATTTATCAAAACAAATCATCATCATCACAGGTGCTATAAGTACCACACCTAATCATCTATATAATAGTACTTATGTATTTGACAATGGCAATATACAAGTTTTTAACAAACACTATCTTGTACCTTTTGGAGAAGAAATTCCTATATTTAAAACCTTTTTTAAAAAATATCTTTTAAATATTGATGAATTTTCAAAAGGAAAGGAATTAAATCAATACACTTTAAATAATCAACTCATCACTAATGCTATCTGCTTTGAAGCCACAAAAGAAAAACTTTACAAGCACTCAAAAATCATCGTAGCTATTTCAAACAATGCTTGGTTTAATTTTTCAAGTGAGTATAAATTACAAAATTTTCTAATGCGTTTTTATGCAAATAATTATAATGTAAGTATATATCATTCAGTTAATGGAAAAGAAAATACTGTAATTAAACCAAAAAAGATATTGATTTTAAAGATAAAAGAAAAACTTTTAAAGCAAAATGAAGCTTAA
- a CDS encoding M3 family oligoendopeptidase has product MQNWNLSTLFKDEQELNLFLQKTQDEACEFKKQLENNLHSLDHEQFLQALKNYEELILKLSHILTYVYLNFAQDTTKGAFYAKYENLSKKIEENLLFFELEFCELKEEKSKTFITFCKDYEFYLNNLIKHKKHNLSKKEERIILALSSTGSNAFARLFDETFSALKFNFEGQKLSEEEILSKLYDKDRSIRKKASKCFSKTLKKQNKLLVYIFNMIKSELASICELRSYENPETPRHIRNQISKKSVDALISASENSFDIVSKFYNAKKKILGYKKLKDYDRYAPIGKEMQVDFDQGKDIVLKAFEKFSKDFYMIAKEAFENNWIDVYPKEFKQSGAFSHSSTPLSHPFILLNYTNQRRDLFTLAHELGHTIHQKLSYKVSFLNQDTPLTTAETASVFAEMLIFDYIKENLDKEELLSLYAAKIEDIFATLYRQINFTTFERRFHAKKEELSTQELSEIWLEESRKMFQDSVVLTKNYGLWYSYIPHFIHSPFYCYAYAYAQLLVLALYGLYKSGKCTDFTSIYIEFLSSGGSKSPKELVAMFGFDIESDEFWNIGLEQVRILVDDFLRLSND; this is encoded by the coding sequence ATGCAAAATTGGAACTTAAGTACATTATTTAAAGATGAACAAGAATTAAATCTTTTTTTACAAAAAACCCAAGATGAAGCTTGTGAATTTAAAAAACAACTTGAAAATAATCTTCATAGTTTAGACCATGAGCAATTTTTGCAGGCTTTAAAAAATTATGAAGAATTAATCTTAAAACTTTCTCACATACTAACCTATGTGTATTTAAATTTTGCTCAAGATACTACCAAAGGTGCTTTTTATGCAAAATATGAAAATTTGAGTAAAAAAATAGAAGAAAATCTTTTATTTTTTGAGCTTGAATTTTGCGAATTAAAAGAAGAAAAAAGCAAAACCTTCATTACATTTTGCAAAGATTATGAGTTTTATTTAAATAATCTTATCAAACACAAAAAACACAATCTTTCCAAAAAAGAAGAAAGAATTATCCTAGCTCTATCAAGTACAGGTTCAAATGCATTTGCAAGATTATTTGATGAAACCTTTAGTGCTTTAAAATTTAATTTTGAAGGACAGAAATTAAGCGAAGAAGAAATTCTAAGCAAGCTTTATGATAAAGATAGAAGTATTAGAAAAAAAGCTTCAAAATGCTTTAGTAAAACTTTAAAAAAACAAAACAAACTTTTAGTATATATTTTCAATATGATTAAAAGTGAACTTGCTAGTATTTGTGAGTTAAGATCCTATGAAAATCCTGAAACTCCAAGACATATAAGAAATCAAATTTCTAAAAAAAGTGTTGATGCGCTTATTAGTGCTAGCGAGAATAGCTTTGATATTGTTTCTAAATTTTACAATGCAAAGAAAAAAATTCTAGGATATAAAAAATTAAAAGATTATGATCGTTATGCGCCTATTGGAAAGGAAATGCAAGTTGATTTTGATCAGGGAAAGGATATAGTTTTAAAAGCCTTTGAAAAATTTTCTAAAGATTTTTATATGATAGCAAAAGAAGCTTTTGAGAATAATTGGATTGATGTTTACCCTAAAGAATTTAAACAAAGCGGTGCTTTTTCTCACTCAAGCACACCACTAAGCCATCCTTTTATACTTTTAAACTATACCAACCAAAGACGTGATCTTTTCACCCTAGCACATGAGCTAGGTCACACTATACATCAAAAACTTTCTTATAAAGTAAGTTTTTTAAATCAAGATACACCACTAACTACAGCAGAAACTGCTTCAGTGTTTGCTGAAATGTTGATTTTTGATTATATTAAAGAAAATTTAGACAAAGAAGAGCTTTTATCTTTATATGCAGCAAAGATTGAAGATATTTTTGCTACTCTTTATAGACAGATTAATTTTACCACCTTTGAACGCAGATTTCATGCTAAAAAAGAAGAGTTAAGCACTCAAGAACTAAGTGAAATTTGGCTTGAAGAATCAAGAAAAATGTTTCAAGATAGCGTAGTTTTAACTAAAAACTATGGCCTTTGGTATTCTTATATACCACATTTTATACACTCTCCATTTTACTGCTATGCTTATGCTTATGCACAACTTTTAGTTTTAGCACTTTATGGTCTATACAAAAGTGGTAAATGTACTGATTTTACTTCAATTTATATTGAGTTTTTAAGTAGCGGTGGAAGCAAAAGTCCAAAAGAACTTGTAGCTATGTTTGGCTTTGATATAGAAAGTGATGAGTTTTGGAATATAGGCTTAGAGCAAGTTAGAATACTAGTAGATGATTTTTTAAGGCTAAGCAATGATTGA
- the sstT gene encoding serine/threonine transporter SstT, with translation MSLFSCAIKRYKDGNLILQICIGIVLGILVGIFSKDLAIFANIFGALFTGALKAIAPILVFILILTTICTKEFNHGSEKIKHIIFLYIFGTFLASLSAVSISFIFPVELVLTDIEKASTTSPAHISEVFKTLLFQIVDNPIHALSSGNYLSILAWAIGGGFALRHCSNDAKQLFTDINEGVLKIVKFIVKLAPFGIFGLVANSVAQTGAAGLLSYIKLLIILVLTMFFVAFVINALIVFAYTKKNPYPLIFICLKHSAVFAFFTRSSAANIPVNMALCSKLNINNNLYSISIPLGATINMAGAAVTIAILSLAAAHTVGIEINFLQAMLLSVLAAFAACGASGVAGGSLLLIPLACSLFNIDYDIAMQVVAVGFIIGVIQDSVETALNSSTDVLFSAICSDNELNLKI, from the coding sequence ATGAGTTTATTTTCTTGTGCAATCAAACGCTATAAAGATGGAAATCTTATTTTGCAAATTTGCATAGGTATTGTTTTAGGAATTTTAGTAGGTATTTTTTCTAAAGATTTAGCTATTTTTGCAAATATTTTTGGTGCTTTATTCACAGGAGCTTTAAAAGCTATAGCACCAATTTTAGTTTTTATTTTAATCTTAACAACTATTTGCACAAAAGAATTTAATCATGGAAGCGAGAAAATAAAGCATATCATTTTCTTATATATATTTGGAACTTTTTTAGCTTCTTTAAGCGCAGTTAGTATAAGTTTTATCTTTCCTGTAGAATTAGTATTAACCGATATTGAAAAAGCTTCCACTACAAGTCCTGCACATATAAGTGAAGTATTTAAAACCTTACTTTTTCAAATCGTAGATAATCCTATCCACGCTTTATCCTCGGGAAATTATTTAAGCATATTAGCTTGGGCTATAGGCGGGGGTTTTGCTCTAAGACATTGCTCAAATGACGCAAAGCAACTTTTTACTGATATCAACGAAGGCGTGTTAAAAATCGTTAAATTTATAGTCAAGCTTGCTCCTTTTGGAATTTTTGGACTTGTAGCAAATTCAGTTGCTCAAACAGGAGCAGCAGGACTTTTAAGTTATATTAAATTATTAATAATTTTAGTTTTAACCATGTTTTTTGTAGCCTTTGTGATTAATGCTTTAATTGTTTTTGCTTATACGAAGAAAAATCCTTATCCTTTGATTTTTATTTGCTTAAAACATAGTGCTGTTTTTGCATTTTTTACAAGAAGTTCTGCAGCAAATATCCCTGTAAATATGGCACTTTGCTCTAAATTAAATATCAATAATAATTTATATAGTATCTCCATTCCACTAGGCGCTACGATTAATATGGCAGGAGCAGCTGTAACTATTGCTATATTAAGTCTTGCAGCAGCTCACACAGTAGGTATTGAAATAAATTTTTTACAAGCAATGCTTTTGAGTGTTTTAGCCGCATTTGCAGCTTGTGGAGCTAGCGGGGTTGCCGGAGGCTCACTTTTACTTATACCACTTGCTTGCTCTTTATTTAATATTGATTATGACATAGCCATGCAAGTAGTTGCGGTTGGATTTATCATAGGGGTTATCCAAGATAGCGTTGAAACAGCTTTAAATAGCTCAACAGACGTTTTATTTAGCGCTATTTGTTCAGATAATGAGCTTAATTTAAAAATTTAA
- the metK gene encoding methionine adenosyltransferase, which translates to MYLFTSEVVSAGHPDKCADIIADSIVDAFLIHDKDSRVASEVFVAGNKVVIGGEIKSKYKLEKQDYENIVKKALVDIGYDGHPHFSKKQCLHPDDLDVMVFLNEQSPDINQGVDQEDGEIGAGDQGIMFGFASNEAKEYMPAAISYARMLCDKVYEFAKNNPDKLGVDIKTQVTIDYVNKENFENCKPQSIHTIVVSAPCVESMKIEDLRALVMDLILDSNLPKELFCPEKTRILINPTGKYVNHSSLHDSGLTGRKLIVDSFGGYAPIGGGAQSSKDYTKVDRSGLYAARWLAKNIVAAGLAKKCIVQLSYAIGVAKPTSVSVDCMGTNTRLNDDILSDFVMKTFPLTPNWIKNKFNLDKPSKDTFMYADVAARGQVGQADYPWEKLDALDEFKAL; encoded by the coding sequence ATGTATTTATTTACTTCTGAAGTTGTTAGCGCAGGACATCCTGATAAATGTGCTGATATTATAGCTGATTCTATAGTGGATGCTTTTTTAATTCATGATAAAGACTCAAGGGTTGCTAGTGAGGTTTTTGTAGCAGGAAATAAAGTAGTAATTGGTGGTGAGATTAAATCAAAATATAAGCTAGAAAAACAAGATTATGAAAATATTGTAAAAAAAGCTCTAGTAGATATTGGTTATGATGGGCATCCACATTTTAGTAAAAAGCAATGTTTGCATCCTGATGATTTAGATGTAATGGTATTTTTAAATGAACAAAGTCCTGATATTAATCAAGGTGTTGATCAAGAAGATGGAGAAATTGGTGCGGGTGACCAAGGTATAATGTTTGGTTTTGCAAGCAATGAAGCAAAAGAATATATGCCAGCAGCTATTTCTTATGCTAGAATGCTTTGTGATAAAGTATATGAGTTTGCAAAAAACAATCCTGATAAACTTGGAGTGGATATTAAAACTCAAGTGACAATTGATTATGTAAATAAAGAAAATTTTGAAAATTGTAAACCTCAAAGTATCCATACTATTGTAGTTTCAGCTCCTTGTGTTGAAAGTATGAAAATAGAAGATTTAAGAGCTTTGGTGATGGATTTGATTTTGGATTCAAATTTACCAAAAGAGCTTTTTTGTCCAGAAAAAACAAGAATTTTAATCAATCCAACGGGAAAATATGTAAATCACAGTTCATTACATGATAGTGGTTTAACAGGAAGAAAACTTATAGTAGATAGTTTTGGTGGCTATGCTCCAATAGGTGGAGGGGCACAATCTTCTAAAGATTATACTAAGGTTGATAGAAGTGGGCTTTATGCTGCAAGATGGCTTGCTAAAAATATCGTAGCCGCAGGTCTTGCTAAAAAGTGCATAGTGCAGCTTTCTTATGCTATAGGCGTAGCTAAACCAACTTCTGTTAGTGTGGATTGTATGGGAACAAACACAAGATTAAATGATGATATTTTAAGTGATTTTGTAATGAAAACTTTCCCATTAACTCCAAATTGGATTAAAAATAAATTCAATCTTGATAAACCAAGTAAAGATACCTTTATGTATGCTGATGTAGCTGCTCGTGGTCAAGTAGGTCAGGCTGATTATCCTTGGGAAAAATTAGACGCTCTTGATGAATTTAAAGCATTATAA
- the yajC gene encoding preprotein translocase subunit YajC: MAENGNIWTSLLPLIVLFAIFYFLVIRPQQKQAKDHKLMVSSLEKGDKIITNGGIICEVVKPEEDFIKVKLNDENVVVKISRDFIAKKIDA; the protein is encoded by the coding sequence ATGGCAGAAAACGGAAATATTTGGACTTCATTGTTGCCTCTCATTGTGCTTTTTGCGATTTTTTATTTTTTGGTTATTAGACCACAACAAAAACAAGCAAAAGACCATAAATTGATGGTTTCATCTTTAGAAAAAGGAGATAAAATCATCACAAACGGTGGAATAATTTGCGAGGTGGTAAAACCAGAAGAGGATTTTATCAAAGTTAAGCTTAATGATGAAAATGTAGTTGTAAAAATTTCTAGAGATTTTATAGCAAAGAAAATTGATGCGTAG
- a CDS encoding aspartate carbamoyltransferase catalytic subunit, whose protein sequence is MRHLITTKDFNNDEILTLFKEVKEFLDEKPRTFLEGKSVTTIFFENSTRTQSSFETAARRLGAKVLKLDVSRSSSSKGETLFDTAANLDAMAPSAIVVRHKNSGVPHTLANYTHCPIVNGGDGKHAHPTQALLDLFTIMEHFDYNVKGKKIAIVGDIKNSRVAASNLELLPRFGIDITLVAPPHFMPNYPIKKTNKLKEVIDDVNIIMSLRTQTERHNIPTYASLKDYANDFCISKDLIKDKNLIILHPGPVHRNIDISDEVMADKRCKVLTQVKNGVAIRMAVLKKLILES, encoded by the coding sequence ATGAGACATTTAATCACTACAAAAGATTTTAACAATGATGAAATCTTGACTTTATTTAAAGAAGTAAAAGAATTTTTAGATGAAAAACCACGTACATTTTTAGAAGGAAAAAGCGTTACGACAATTTTTTTTGAAAATTCAACACGCACTCAATCAAGCTTTGAAACAGCCGCAAGAAGACTAGGTGCTAAAGTTTTAAAATTAGATGTTTCAAGAAGTAGCTCAAGTAAAGGTGAAACACTTTTTGACACTGCTGCAAATTTAGATGCAATGGCACCAAGTGCTATTGTAGTTAGACACAAAAACTCGGGCGTACCTCATACTTTAGCAAATTATACTCATTGTCCTATAGTTAATGGAGGCGATGGCAAACATGCTCATCCCACCCAAGCATTACTTGATCTTTTTACTATAATGGAGCATTTTGATTACAATGTAAAAGGTAAAAAAATAGCAATAGTAGGAGATATTAAAAACTCACGCGTTGCTGCTTCAAATTTAGAATTATTACCTCGTTTTGGTATTGATATCACCCTAGTAGCCCCACCTCATTTTATGCCAAATTATCCTATTAAAAAAACAAATAAACTAAAAGAAGTCATTGATGATGTTAATATTATCATGAGTCTTAGAACACAAACCGAAAGACACAATATTCCAACCTATGCATCGCTTAAAGATTATGCAAATGATTTTTGCATTAGCAAAGACTTAATAAAAGATAAAAATCTCATTATCTTGCACCCTGGCCCTGTACATAGAAACATTGATATTAGCGATGAAGTAATGGCTGATAAAAGATGTAAGGTTTTAACTCAAGTTAAAAATGGTGTTGCCATTAGAATGGCTGTATTAAAAAAACTCATTTTAGAAAGCTAA